From Acidobacteriota bacterium:
GGCCGCGCGCTGATCGTGGACTGGGGCGACGCGGGCACGCCGGAGCGTGGGCGTACCGAGTACCGCGTGCAGTCCGACGGCGCGATGGAGATCGTCGACCATGTCCTCGGCAAGGACGGCGCCTGGAAGCAGTTCGGCCTGGTGAAAGCCGTCCGCGCGCAGCGCTCTCGCTGATGTACAGCCTCCTGATACCGGCAGCGCTTCTCACGACGGTCGGCATCGCTGCCTGGTACGTCAGCGGTCGCGGCGGGGGGCGGACGTTGGCCCATCGCGCCTGGCGACTGGCCCTCGTCACCCTGGCGGTCTCCGGACTCGCGGTGGCGACGTACCAGAAGCCGCAATCGTTCTACACGAACTTCGCGATGCTGCCGTCGCTCTTCTGGTGGGTGAGTGCCGTGATGCTCGGCCTCCTCGCGGTTGTCGTGAGCCTGACCGCTGTCGTCAGGGGTGAAGGCTACCGGTCGGTTGCAGCCGCGGCTGGCCTGGCCGTGACAAGTCCCGTTGTGGCGATTGCCGTGATCGCCTGGCGCGCCACGTGACGAAGAGGGCCGAGCCTCGACGAGTCCGCTATTGCGCCGGCGACACGCCCGATACGGTCGTCAAGGCGAAGCGCTGATCGTCGCCAGGGAAAGTGGAAAGACTGGCAGGAGACAAAGAAAGGCGCCACCCGCGGGTGGCGCCTTTCTTTCACTGCACGAGGTCGCGGGCGTCAGGCGACGCGGCGGCGGGCTGCTGCGAGCCCTGCCAGGGCAAGGCCCAGGAGCGTCAGCGAGGCGGGCTCCGGCGTCGGAACGGGCGTGCCGGTAATCTTGTTGTAGAAACCGACGGTGTGGTTGTCGGACTCATGGCGCGAGGCCGACGGCTTGGGCCGCCGCTGCGTCAAGTCGTCCAAAGGGATGAGTTTTGGCGCCGGGAGGAAGTACCGAGAGGCCTCAGTTCTCTCCTGCTGCTGGAACAGTGACCGTCGTCAAGGCATCGGCCCCCATCACCGTCGTCCACTCGCGCACGTGCCAGCGTGCGGCGAGGCCGTTGACCACGTAGGGATCCTCGCGGGCGAAGTCTTCGACGATCGCGCGATCGGCGGCCTTGAAGAGGAGCACGCCAATCGGCGCGCCGTCATCGGTACACGCGCCGGCGAGCACCAGATCGCCTCGCGCGTTGGCGGCGCGGGCGTGCGCGAAGTGCGCAGGCCGCAGCGCGGTCCGACGCGCGAGGTAGTCGGGCACGTAGTCGTAGAACAGCAAGAAGTGTTTCATTGCGTTGTCTGCAAGCCCGGCGCTAGTCCCGATCCGGCTCTCCGAGCCAGCGATACGCGACACCCGCCAGCGCGGCGCCGACGATCGGGGCGATCCAGAACAGCCAGAGCTGCGAGAGCGCCCATCCACCGACGAAGAGGGCCGGCCCCGTGCTGCGCGCCGGGTTCACCGACGTGTTGGTCACGGGAATCGAGATCAGGTGGATGAGGGTGAGGCCCAGGCCGATCGCGATTGGCGCGAATCCCGCCGGCGCGCGCTTGTCCGTGGCGCCGAGGATGATCACCAGGAACATGAACGTCATCACGATCTCGGTGACCAGGGCCGATCCGAGCGCGTAGCCGCCCGGTGAGTGCACGCCGTAGCCGTTGGACGCGAAGCCACTCGCGAGGCTGAAGCCCGTCTGCCCACTGGCGATGACGTACAGGACGGCTGCACCCGCTATCGCACCCGCCACCTGCGCCACGACGTATCCGGGCAGATCCGACGCCTTGAAGCGGCCGCCCACCACCAGGCCGACGGTGACCGCGGGATTGAGATGGCAGCCCGAGATGTGCCCGATCGCGAACGCCATCGTCAGCACCGTGAGGCCGAACGCGAACGCCACGCCGAGCAGCCCGATGCCGACGTCGGGGAATGCCGCGGCGAGCACCGCGCTGCCACAGCCGCCCAGCACGAGCCAGAACGTGCCGAGGAACTCCGCTCCAAGTCGCTTGCCCATCTCTCACCTCCCGAAGTGGTCGAACGACGAACTGTCGGTGTCAGCGCGCGAGTATACAGCCCACGACTCACGTGGCCCTGGCAACGCCCTGAGCGACGACCTGGATCCAGCGCCGGAGTCGAAGCCCGGAGGGTGACTATTCCTCTCGCTCGTGAATGGTCCGGGATAGAGTTGCGTATGCCGGACGCTTCTTCACCGCTCGGCGGCAGTCCCATGGACCGCCGCGCGTTCCTTCATGCGACAGCTGCGGCAGGGGTTGCGCCGATCTTCGGTGATGTCGGGGCGGGTTCCGCGCGCACGATGAGCCACGTGTCAGCCGCAGATGCGGCGCAGGCGGCCGCCGCCTCGCCTCCCGCGTCCGATGTGGGATCACTGTTCCCGTTCATCGAGAGCCAGGTCGTTGGACCCGACTTCCCCCTCTCGTTCCTGCAGCCGCGGTTCGACACACTCGCGACCTGGACGCCGACGGCCCGCGCGACGGTGCTCGACCTGCTGCACTACGTGCCGGCGCCGTGCGAGCCCGCGGCCGAGACACTCGAGCGCGTGGACTGCGGCGACTACGTTCGCGAACGCGTGGCCTTCAACACCACGCCCGACGTGCGCGTTCCCGCGTTCGTGCTGGTCCCAAGTCGCTCACCGCTCCCGCGCCCGCCATCGTCGCGCTGCACGATCACGGCGGGTTCTATCTGTGGGGGAAGGAGAAGCTCGTCGCCATCGATGGCGAACACGCGGTGTTCACGAGCTTCCGCCAGCGGTACTACGGCGGCCGCGCGATTGCCATCGATCTGGTGCGACAGGGCTACGTCGTCATCGTCATCGACATGTTCTACTGGGGCGATCGCCGGATGTTGCTCGCCGACGACCCGACCGACTGGCGCGAGCGCCAGGCGAGCCTGCCGCAGACACGCATCGACGCGTTCAAC
This genomic window contains:
- the aqpZ gene encoding aquaporin Z, with product MGKRLGAEFLGTFWLVLGGCGSAVLAAAFPDVGIGLLGVAFAFGLTVLTMAFAIGHISGCHLNPAVTVGLVVGGRFKASDLPGYVVAQVAGAIAGAAVLYVIASGQTGFSLASGFASNGYGVHSPGGYALGSALVTEIVMTFMFLVIILGATDKRAPAGFAPIAIGLGLTLIHLISIPVTNTSVNPARSTGPALFVGGWALSQLWLFWIAPIVGAALAGVAYRWLGEPDRD
- a CDS encoding PEP-CTERM sorting domain-containing protein; translation: MFQQQERTEASRYFLPAPKLIPLDDLTQRRPKPSASRHESDNHTVGFYNKITGTPVPTPEPASLTLLGLALAGLAAARRRVA